The Pan troglodytes isolate AG18354 chromosome 19, NHGRI_mPanTro3-v2.0_pri, whole genome shotgun sequence region CCGCCACCCTCACCGCGCTTCCCTGCGCCGGCCGCCGCCCTTGGCAACCAGCCGTGGGGAGTGCCCGGGGTCTCTCCTGCGTTCCCCGCGCCCCGGGGCCAGGCCCAAGCCGGTGACTGCGCGCGGGCGGCCGAGGAGCCCCGCGTCCTGGGCTGGCCGGCTCGGGCGATGGCCGCGGGAAGGAGCGGACCCAGtgtcctcctgcccctccccgcCCCTGTCACCGCGGCCGCCTGTCTTTTCGGGTCGACCCGGATCGCATCTGTGAGGTCGCCCTCAGTTGACAGgcggggaaactgaggccgggGGGAGGGGGGGCCTCGCTCAAGGTCACGCAGCTCATCGGCGGCGGGGCTGGACCGAGACCAGGGCTTACATCGGGTGGCCTTCCTCCCGAAAAGGAGGACTGGAGGGACGaggatggacaggtggatgggCGGAGCCCTGGCTGCGGGGCCGGGAGGCTGCAGGCCCTGGGTCTTAATCCGTCCCTGCTCCTCAGGTCTGCTACCGCTGCCACGGCCCCCCCTGCTGCCCCGGCTGGGGAGGGTGGTCCCCCTGCACCCCCTCCAAACCTCACCAGTAACAGGAGACTGCAGCAGACCCAGGCCCAGGTGGATGAGGTGAGTGTGGGGGGAGTCAAAAGCAGTAGGAGGGACCCTGGGGGTTGGCGTATAGGTGTAGGGGCCCATGTTGGTTTGGGAGTGATGACAGTTCACGCCTGTGGGTTTGCGGACAAAGATACCATGCCCCATCCCTGTCTCCCTGTCAGCACGCACTTGGAAGGGCGCTGGGGGTGTTAATCAGCTTTGCTAGCCTGGGGTGTGCCAGCCTGGGCAGGTGTGCTCTGGTGATGGACAGAGCGCCTGAGGTTCCATAGAGGGAGGGTGTTGCTATGACATCTGAGATGTCACCAGCATGCCCCTGATGTGTGCTCCTTGCATGTCCCCAGGTGTGCTAGGCATGTTCTGTATGTCCTTGGCATGTTAACCTGGCAGCATCAGGGTGCATGTTCCATGTGTGGCACGGTGGGCACATGTTTGAGGATTGCCCTCACTGAGGTGGGCCTTGGCACACCCCCCTGCCTCGTGGGCCCTTCTCCCAGGTGGTGGACATCATGAGGGTGAACGTGGACAAGGTCCTGGAGCGAGACCAGAAGCTGTCGGAGCTGGACGACCGTGCAGATGCACTCCAGGCGGGGGCCTCCCAGTTTGAAACAAGTGCAGCCAAGCTCAAGCGCAAATACTGGTGGAAAAACCTCAAGGTAAGGGTGGGGACAGGAAGGAGGACTGGCGGGTGAATGGGGTATCATAGTTTGTCTTACTGATCCTCGCCTCTCACCCCCAGATGATGATCATCTTGGGAGTGATTTGcgccatcatcctcatcatcatcatagGTGAGTAGGGTGAGAATGGCCGGGGCCCTTTCCCTGGAGAGGTTTCCCCAGTGGATTCTAGGTTTTGAAGGTCATTAACCTAGTTTTTACTTTTCAGCCAAAAACACATATAGCTGCTAATGGCAATTCTGATTCATCTAGAGCCAAAAACTTTGATGTTATTTAGCCTGCATTTTGCCTAGTTCTTGGCAGTTTTGTTAACATTTGGAAATAGGAAAGCTGGTGTATCCATTGAGGACCCTTTAGGCCTAAGAGCCCAGTCTGAGAACCCTGGAATTGAGGagtgggagaaaggaaaggaccAGGGGCTTGAGACATGACCAGGAAGGCAACCACCCCATTATTTGAGAGCTTGCGGTCTCAGAGGCTCAGAGGATTAGGGTCTGTGGCTTCAAGGCCATACCATGGAGCGGAAGGGACCTCAGAACCTACCTGTCTAGCCCCTTGCTTTGtagatggaaaaactgagtcCAAGAGAGGGTGTCAGCcagctggggagtggggaggattgGAGCAGGGCCAGGCCTGACACACTGctttcttgttctctctctttctctcccctctccctcttcctcatcttcttcccctctctccacAGTTTACTTCAGCACTTAAATCCCCGAGGAGTCTGCCCTGCCTAGAGAAGGGCCTCTCCCCCCACCCTCAGCCGTTCCTCCACCTCTCAGCCATATCTTTCAGCCCCCCCTCCCCTGgatccgtgtgtgtgtgtccgtgtgtgtgtccCCCTGTAAATAGCCAGctgttatttatacatatataatattatatatatttggtctgtTTGTAGTTTTATTACTAGATGATTTTTCCGGTTGTCCTTAACAACCCTTCCTGAGGTTCCCTTCACCTCCTCTCTCttgccttccttccctttccctttcttcctgacTAGCCCCAAGTCCCTTCATTTGCATCTGCTATGCAATagtccctctcctttccttcttcttccctcAGATTTAGCTgatccttcctcccaccctggccttcctttcctctttcctcctcacTCTCCCCGTCATGCTCCCTCTGCCCcgccctcaaaaaaaaaaaaaaaaaaaaacaaaaaaaaaaaacagcacctgtccaggcttccttaGGTGCATCTTCTTTGTATCCATTGGGAGGCTCTGAGACTGGCCCCACTTGGTCCTAAGAATCCCAAGGTCTTTGGGAGCGTCCAGCATGTTAATTAGCGTATCATTACATACTGCCatccctttccatttctttttgttccaTCACTCTTCTCTCaacctgtgtttctttttttactgaGAAGTTAGTCCCCATTAGTTCTTGTATCACATTTTCATTTGCACGACATTACTCGCAGGTGGTGGGGAGCCTGGGCTTTTGGGGAACCAGGCTGCTCTGGCCCCCAGCATTGCCTCCTCCTAGCCCCTCTAGTCCAGTTTGCCTCCCTTACCCTCATTTTCCAAACCTCTTGtaccctcctctccctcccccagctggTATGTAAGTGTCTTGAAGTTCAGTATGTTATGATGGACCAATAATTCTGCCACTTCGGGTTTCTCCCTACATTCCTGCTCCCCAGTTTTCATGTGGGGTACTCAACTGACATTCCCATGGGGTTTCCCTCCCATCTGCCTgatccacctcctcctcccaccagGAGAGTTGGGGGTTGGCCACAATTGATCTCTTGTGAGAGGGGTGGCTaccagtgtgtgtgtgggggtcaTCACTGCCTTGGGGAGGAGTGGGGCAGGGCAGAGAATCCCCCCAATTCCTGCCTGAAATCTCTGGCCTCACCCCTGCTGGGGGTTGGACTGAAAACCCTCCTCCCCAATTTGGGGGGTGTTGCCCCATCACTGCCCAGCTTCTCTGACTGCCCCCCCTGAATTTAGGGTGGGGGTACTAGTCACTGCCAATGTGTGTATGGGACTTGCTGGAAAACGGGGATGCTCGCCCCTCTCCAGGACTATTGAGCCCAGAGAGAGCTGTCCTCTCATTGGGTGAACTGATTGAGGAAGGGtctattgtctttttaaatggCACAATTTTAAGGGTTTGAGGGTACAGTCCCTTAACCTGCCACGGGAGGGGGCCCCCACACTTTCTTCCCCCCACACTTCTGGTTTTCTGTGTGGAGGGGGAGCAGGGATATCTAAGCTGTGGTGTGAAAGGGTAGGAGAgatgctggaggtgggggtgcTGTGTTCTAGACCCCCCATATTATCCCAGTGTCCCCTGcccccctcttcccccaccccatgcccCCAATTCTGTGGCGCATCCAGATTgtgaaaatgtacaataaatgtgTAATGAGTAACCAGGTGTTAGAGTCtaagatcttttttattttttctattttttttttttttttttttttggttgggggagAATAAGATCTTTTCTTAACCAATGGGAATAATATTGGATCGGAAGGTATACCAGGAAGGTTGAGAAGATACATTGGTAATGGACTGGACTTTGCAAGAGGCCCTGACCTTGGGCAGGGCAAAGTGTGATTCTCAAAGTGGCCACCGGGGGGCACTAGGAGTTGGTAATGGGAAGTGTCATAGCCAGCCCCTGTGTCTCTAAGCCCGGTGCGCCCTATGGTCTAGGGTTCCCAGCTTTCGTTTCCCTTTACTGGGGCATGTTCCTGCTGTTGGACTCCTTTCTACTCCTCGATTTAACTTCTAGACGCTCTGCAGTGGCTCCCGTGCAGCAGTAGATGAAGTAGTTGGCCATTTCTGTGAAGCATGTCTTCCCCTCTGTGCCTAACCCAGTGCCAGCGCCCAGACGGGGTTAGTAAATTGTGGTTTAAATAGGCTCACAGAGACAAAGCTGAGTATGTTGTGGAGCTGCCTGTAGATGGCCTACTACCCCTGTACTCTGTTGTGACTTGTGACTTTAGACCCCACACTGAACTGCCACAGCCTGTAGGTCCAGGAGGCCCCGATGTGGCATCTTAGTATCCCTGTTCCCAGGTGCTTCAACAATGAgtggccggccgcggtggctcacgccagtaatcccagccctttgggaggccgaggtgggcggatcacgaggtcaggagttcaagaccagcctggccaacatagtgaaaccacgtctctactaaaaatacacacaaaaaattagccggggatggtggcgggcacctgtaatcccagctactcgggaggctgaggcagagaattgcttgaacctgggaggtggaggttgcagtgagcccagatcaccccactgcgctccagcctgggtgacagaacgagattgtctcaaaaaaaaaaaaaaaatccacttaacACGATGTTGAACACATGAGAGTATATTTTAGgtagagtgtggtggctcacgcctgtaatcctatcacttcgggaggctgaggcaggcagatcatttgaggtcaggagttcgagaccagccttgccaacatggtgaaacctcacctctactaaaaatacaaaatattaggcgtggtggcatgcgcctgtaatcccagctacttgggaggctgaggcaggagaatcgccacCGCGCGCGGCCtttttttgctttgagacagtctcgctctgtcacccaggctggaatgccctggtgcaatctcggctcacgcaacctccgcctcctgggtttaagcaatccttgtgcctcagcctcctgagtagctgggattacaggtacccaccaccatgcccggctaatttttgtggggatttttttttttttttttttttttttttgagacggagtcttgctctgccgcccaggctggagtgcgatctcggctcactgcaagtcccgcctcccgggttcacgccattctcctgcagtagctggaactacaggcgcccgccacctcgcccggctaattttttgtatttttagtagagacggggtttcaccgtgttagccaggatggtcttgatctcctgacctcgtgatccgcccgcctcagcctcccaaagtgctgggaatacaggcgttatccaccgcgcccggccgtcgtttttttttttttttttttttttagtagagacagggttttaccatgttggccaggctggtctcaaattcgtgacctcaagtgatccacccacctcagcctgccaaagtactggggttacaggcgtgagccaccgtgattCTTATAATTAGGTACACAATCATTACCAGAACGTCCAACTTGATTGAAgtcttactatatgccaggcagtgCTCAGGATTTCGCAGTTCCAACTCAAATCCCTTCCAGGTTTAAGAGTTCCCATGGGCCCCAGGACCCGCCTGCTTTATGGTGTCGGGGACTTGGGTTCAAGTTTTCGCGTTGTTACTGACTAGCGTGTTACAGGCGAACAGATTATGTAACCCCCCTGGATCTCGGTCTCATTTGTGAGGCGGGGGGAGTATGTGAGCTGGCCTCCTCAGAGTTTGTGAGAAGCGCCTGGCCTGGCCCGCAGAAAACAATCAGGAAGAGGCTCTCTTATTTTCATCGTCACCATGACACCGTGCTGAGATCTGAAGACCGCTTCACCCTAATACTCTCACCTTCCAGCTTCAGGGAGCCTCGGTGGGACCCAGGGCCGGAACCCCAGCGCCAGAGGCGCCCTTGTCACGCCCGGGTCTCTGTACAAAGTGCGCTTTATACGCTGCCACCGCTCACGTCTGCGCCTGCGCGCAGGTCACGCTCGCTGCGCCTGCGCAGATTTAGCAGCCGTGGTTAAGAGTGTCGTCAAGGAAAATCCCCAGCTTCTGGGTAAACAAGTTGCCGCGTGAGACCGCCTGCACGTGTACCCTACAGCTCCAAGACCTCTCAGCCTATGAGAAAGCTTGGAGAGCGGGACTGGCATTTACGTCACCAATCTTGGCAGGTCGGGGGTTATTTCCCCAGCCAATAAGAACCTCAGAAGTGTCGAGGGCGTGGCTTCCTGTCAGTCTTCCAATCCCCGCGTTGGGGCGGCCCCTCTCTCACGTGTCTCTCTCCCGCCCCCGTTGGCCTGCTGACCAATGAGAAGACGATGGCGGCCGGAGGTGCCAATGGAGGCTGTGCGGGGGCCGGCGGCTGCACGCGGCACGGGGCATGGGTCGGCGCCCCTAAGCCAATAAGCGTGGGGGGCGTGGCAGCCCGGCCCGTGGGCGGGTTTGGAGGAGCCAGTGTAATGCTAGAAGTCCTAGAAGAAATTTGGAGTGTGCGTGCGCGCCGAGCGGTGAGTGCTCGGGGATGGGGGAGAGATGCGGGGCGATCGGTGTGGACTTTTCCGGGGTGGTGTGGTCGGTTAGGAAGGTGTTAAATAGAGTGTGTGTGGGGGATCATGCAAATACGTGATAACTGCGGTGGGAGCTCTGATGGTTGTGGAGAATAGGGACCGTGAACTCAGGTCTAGAGGGACGGGGTGGGAGTTAGTGACATCAGATCCCTCGCCCCCGTGGAGTCCCTGGACACTTGACTGCCAGGGGGGAAGGGCTCGGAAGCCCTCTGCGACCTGAGGGAGCTCCCTCTCAGGTCGGGACTGAAGGAGCCCCTGCTCCCAGGGTGTTTGGGTGGTCTCCTTAAACACTTGAAAGAGGCAGAGGTTCGGAGGCCGGAGGGAGGCCCTGGTAGGGCAAGTCGGAGGGTACCAAAGGGTTGGCATGCTGATATGAGAAAGGATGGTGTTTTAATTTGTGAGACCCAGAGCCAGTCACATTACGGCTCCGGGCGTCTTTCTCATGTTAAACGGAAGGGTTTAGGCCTCAGAGTCGTCCTTGAGAATAGACGTGGGGTAGCAACTATTGAGTCCTGAGAGGATAGGGTTGGGGTTTGGGCAGATTGGCTGTGCACGTCTTCCTGAGACCCTAGAGGTGGGGACGCACCAACAGGGTGTTTTGGTATCTGTCTGTACAAACAACCAGGCCAGGCGTCTGGTAAAGTTGGCCTGAGGTAAAGTAGAAAAGTGAGGAAGTGGGCTTCGTAGGAAATCATTGGGGCTGGTGGCTGCTTGGGTGATCTCAAGCACTTTGTGAGCCTGGGAAAACGGGCTATGATGTTAAGTGTGTGGGGAGTGCAAACAGTGGCTTGGGATCAGGCCTAAGGCAGAGAAAGGGGTTGGATGGAGTCTGTGTTCCTGGCACCAAACTTAGAATTGGCTGGATATTTGAGAGGCCAGGTTTGCCAGTGCTGGAATGCAGCTTACAGGTTGGTTAACACCTCACAGGTTCCTCAAGGGTAAGAAACCAGAATGACAAGCCATTATTAGAGTTCAGATTTTTGAATCCTGGGCTCCATTTGTTAAGAGCTTGAGACCATGTTATGAGGCACTGGACAAGTTTAGTAACTTCCGTGCCTTAGTTATCCCCCATggaatggggataatgatacctATCTCACGGGGTTGTTCTGGGgatgaaataagataatataaagtgcttagcataatGCCTGGGTTATGGTGAGAGATTTATGTGAATGCTGTGGCTGGGAACTAGTCTCATATTCTCAAGTTTTTCTGCAAGTTTTGATGGCGTCCCATTTCTCTCTTCCTGGCTCTTTTGGTCTTCAGGCAGCAGTCCAAATTCCCTCATTCCTCCCTTCCAGCCCTCTCCCAGCATCCAGGCCCTAGACTGGGCCACTTGCTCTGTCCCAGTTTGATTTTTTCATCCTAGGCCCCTTCTCCTCCCTGTCCGcgcccctctccctcttcccccgcCCGCTGTCATAATAAGAGATTCAGGCTCTGAAGGGGCTTCTGGAAGGTAGCAAAGGTGCGTGTTCTCTCCCAGAGACAGGACCTCCAACTTCTCCGCCCTGGGTCTTTGGTACCAGGCCAGCAGATGTGTACAGTTTGGGAGAGAGGAAAAGCCAGAGCTGCAGGAACAAGCTGAGGAGCGGGCAGATGGGAGTCCTGAAAagagagccaggcgtggtggggggaggtgtggggagggggccCCCTTCCTCCTAATCCTCTCTCCAGGAATCCCTGGCTTTGGGACAGGACGGCTGTCGTTTTGTTGGGGGAGGCGCCCAGGCTGGTTGCATGTCCTGGGCCACCAGCCAAGAGAACATGATGTTCCCAAGTGCGCTGGCCGCCGCCCTCTCGGGCTGGCCGCCTCCCAAACCGCTGCCTCTCCAGTCTCTCCAGCCTCCCTGCCCCACATTCCGAGGCAGCTTCGCCCCGCCCCCTTCTTCCGCTTTGACGTCACTGCTGTCTCCCGCCCCCTCGCCTCCATTGACGGCAGCAGGGCCTGGTTACTGTGGGGACGGTGAAGCAGGACAAGAGTCTTGGGAGCAAGCGGGGGCTGCTGGAGGGCTGGAGCCTTTTGTCTATGCAAAAGACAGGGAGATGGAGGCGGGAGATCAAGGACTGCCTGGGTTAGGGGAGATCACAGCTAAATCCCTGAAGGGGGAGAAAAACCATGTTTCCAGGGAAGAGGTATCTGCAAACGAGATAAGGCCAAAGCCACAGTATGAGTTGGGGTGGGGAGGATCATTTTCAGGGAGAGGAGACTGAGAATCCAAGctcctgaatctttttttttttttttttttttaatagagacggggtttctccatgttggtcaggctggtctcgaactcccgacctcaggtgatccgcctgcctgggcctcccaaagtgctgggattacaggcgtgagccaccgcgcccggcctccaggCTCCTGAatcttttgttttcctgtttcgATTTTTCTGGGTTAATTTATAACACGATCTTGTCTCAGCTTTTCCACAGAGCCCTCCCCTTCACCCTTCCCTCATTGTTCAGGAAAGCTTAGGCCACGTGACAGTGAGGGGAGTGCCCCCACAATGATTATGTCAGCAGCTGCTTGGAGGCCTGTTCATCTACTACCCACGTTTCCAGGGAGCCCTGCGAGGAACTACTCATCATGGTCCTGGATGGAGGGGTCTGTGTAACTGCAGCTCTCCTGAGCCCAGACTAACA contains the following coding sequences:
- the VAMP2 gene encoding vesicle-associated membrane protein 2 isoform X1 — encoded protein: MDRSATAATAPPAAPAGEGGPPAPPPNLTSNRRLQQTQAQVDEVVDIMRVNVDKVLERDQKLSELDDRADALQAGASQFETSAAKLKRKYWWKNLKMMIILGVICAIILIIIIVYFST
- the VAMP2 gene encoding vesicle-associated membrane protein 2 isoform X2 — encoded protein: MSATAATAPPAAPAGEGGPPAPPPNLTSNRRLQQTQAQVDEVVDIMRVNVDKVLERDQKLSELDDRADALQAGASQFETSAAKLKRKYWWKNLKMMIILGVICAIILIIIIVYFST